ACTCATTTCTTCCCCTCATTGTACTACAGCAAAGGCTTCTTGGCAAGCCCGGCAGGAGCCAAGGGACCCGCCTCATGGAGAGACGCTGGGTGATGGAGGCGGCCAATGGCTGCAAGGATGGCTTGGATTTCAACCCCATGAAAGAGTACATGGTCCTGAACGCTTCCCAGAGGATCGCTATTGCGGTGCTGTGCACCTCCCTGGCCCTGCTAAGCGCCCTGGAGAACCTGGCTGTGCTCTACCTGATCCTGTCCTCCCACCGGCTCCGCAGGAAGCCTTCGTATCTGTTCATCAGCAGCTTGGCTGTGGCTGACTTCCTGGCCAGCGTGATCTTTGCTTGCAACTTTGTCAATTTCCACGTCTTCCACGGCGTGGACTCTAAGGCTGTCTTCCTGCTGAAGATTGGCAGCGTGACCATTACCTTCACAGCCTCTGTAGGCAGCCTACTGCTGACTGCCATTGACCGCTACCTCTGTCTGTGCTACCCACCCACATACAAAGCCCTACTCACCCGTGGGAGGGCGCTGGCAACCCTGGGCATCATGTGGGTCCTCTCAGCATTTGTCTCCTACCTGCCCCTTATGGGATGGACCTGCTGTCCCAGTCCCTGCTCTGAGCTTTTCCCCCTGATTCCCAATGACTATCTGCTGGGCTGGCTCCTGTTCATTGCCTTCCTCTTCTTTGGCATCATCTACACTTACGGGCATGTCCTCTGGAAGGCCCATCAGCATGTAGCCAGCTTGGCTGAACACCAGGACAGGCAGGTGCCAGGAATGGCACGGATGAGGCTGGATGTGAGGTTGGCCAAGACCCTGGGGGTGGTGCTGGCTGTGCTTTTCATCTGCTGGTTCCCGGTGCTGGCCCTCATGGTCTACAGCCTGACCGCCACCCTAAGCGACCAGGTCAAGAAGGTCTTCGCCTTCTGCTCCTTGCTCTGCCTTGTCAACTCCATGGTCAACCCCATTATCTATGCCCTGAGGAGTGGGGAGATCCGCTCCTCTGCCCACCGCTGCCTGGCCCACTGGAGGAAGCATCTGAGGAGACGTGGGCTTGAAGGAAGCAAAGAAGTCCCGAGGTCCTCAGTTACTGAGACAGAGGCTGATGTGAAAATCACCCCGTGGCCAGATTCCAGAGGACTATACTGCTCTGATTGCTGATGAGGCCTCTCACAGTTCAACAAGCTGAGCCAATCATTTCACTccctggaggagagagagcaacCTTGACCCTATTGTCTTACTTGAGCCAGCCCCAGGGGCCTGGACACTTACCCCTTTTCACCGATGACTGATGGCACCCACCCTTGGCAGGTAGCCTGGCCACGCCTATTTGCACACAGACTGTTGGAGAGCTAGGCCCTGTGAGGAGTGGCAACGTGGGCCAGAGGCCTGGGCAGGCTCAGTGCTCGTCAGGTTAGGAGAACCTCCCCAACAAGATGGCTTAGTGCTTGCATCCTCCAGAGACCACAGAGACAGCAGCCAGATGGAGCCTTCAGGCTCAGCAACAAGGGACTTGGAGGACATCTGGGAAGAAGAATGGATTCTTTTCCTGGGATCTCAAAGTATCGGATGGGATGGCTGGCCAACCCTGTTCTTGCTTAATTGTCAGGGCCTCCTTGGCTCTAAGGCTATGAAAGACCCCACTTTCTGGTCATCCTTTCCTACTGAGGACGAAAAACTTTGATATGATAAGGGTCAAGGGGGTTGATCCACCTCTTTCGTAGGTAATTGACAAGCCTCCAGCTCAGGGAATCTTGCTATTAGGGCAATGGCCCCACTTGACATCCTGAGAATCTCCACTCACAGCCACTGTGACCTAGGTCCCGGGGATACAGGGGAGGCTGGCACTGTGCAAGACACAGAATTTTCAGAGCATTTTATTGACCCTGTGAAGTCCTATTTGATGGTTTGGTTCCCCTGGAAGCAAGCAGTGCCCCAATCTAATACagctccaagaaaaagaaagacattcaCTAGGATTTCATAAACTCCCAAATTGTTCTCCGCTGTCCCTCAATTCGGCCCCTTTGTCTCTTCCACACCCctacagcaaaaaataaacagggcaagtgagaggaggggaaaattcccttcctatgtgccaggcatgggaCTGACATCCCACAGTCTGTTATCGCCAGCAAGAACACAGCCCCATGCTTCCGAAGATTCCAGGACACCCATATTTTACATATCAGGGAAGCTGCGTTCCTACCAAAGAAGCTTAAAACAGGCAAGAGAAATTATTGTTGGTGGGGAAGATTACAGAGGCATTCTAATGCAGTTATGTGGGACCACAGACAGAGTAAAAGGAAAGATGTTGTTTAAACATGTCTTCATTTAATGTTTACAAGACAAGGTGTCCactattcattaattcattcattcattcattcatgcacccATCTCACAAATACGTGCCAGGCTTCGTGCTAGGTCCTGTGTGCAGCCATAAATGAGACTCTGCCCCCACCTAAAAGGACTTACATTTTACACTCTGGTGGGAAAGACAGCCACTAACGAAGATAATTACTGGTGGTACAATGAAGGAACTCATTAGTCAAGGGAAAGGGACTAACTGAGACAACTTTAGGTTGGTCATAAATGTCagctggttttttttaatttttttttttttaacgtttatttatttttgagacagagagagacagagcacgaacgggggaggggcagagagagagggagacacagaattggaagcaggctccaggctctgagccatcagcccagagcccgacgcggggctcaaactcacggaccgtgagatcgtgacctgagccgaagttggacgcccaaccgactgagccacccaggcgccccaaggtttttATTGAGTCTTTACTATGTGCCACACACCAGGATGAGTGCTTTCAAATGAGATATTTCATTTAGTCCTCATAATAACCTGACCATGAGGGTCTTAAGATCCTTGTTTTATGGATAAGGAACTATCGAAGAGGCAAAATCACTTCCCTGAGGTCACAGTGCCGATATGTACCTCAAACTGGGGTTTCCAACCCTTTCCCACTAACCTTTTGGCTTAGTTCAGCCAAATTCTGTCAATGAGGAATAATACTCAATTTCTGTAACATCAGATTGTTGCTTTCTTAACTCACCATTATTTCTCACTGCACTTCATTGTATGTCCTGTGTTAATTTCCTGTAACAATTttccacaaactgagtggcttaaaacaacagaaattcattattTCACAGTTCCGGAAGCTAcagtccaaaatcaaggcatcAGCAGGGCCATGTTCCTTCCAGAGGTTCAAGGACAGTATCCTTCCTGGCTTCTTCCCACTTCTGGGAGTTCCTGatgttctttggcttgtggcaacagaactccaatctctgcctccgtcttcatatggccctcccctccccacctctcccggcatcttcttttaaggacaccaaTCATTGAATTAAAGGCAcatcctaatccagtatgacttcatcatAATTTAACAAATGACATCTACAAAggctattttcaaataaggaaacattCACTGGTTCCGAGTGTACATGAAGTTTGAGGGTGGCCATTATTCATTTCAGTACAACCCCCAAGGACAAATCCTACACCTCTGTTACAGCCCAGATCATGGACTGTGTTAAATGGCAGTCACTGGCTAGTCTCCCCCCATGAGATGAGCTACACGTTCACCTCCTGGTCCCCAGTGCTCCCTGACAACCCAGCATAGAGTCTTAAGAGGGCTGGTCAATACTTGTGGGACTAAACTGCCCCTgaaaaccattttggaaaatcaaACTTTCTTTTAACCCAGATGCCTATCTTTTTGTAAGGCAAAGacatggaatgatttttttttaattttttaaaaatgtttatttatttttgagagaaagagagcacaagtgggggaggggcagagagagagagagagagagagagggagggagggagggagggagaatccaaagcaggctccagactctgagccagcagcacagagcccaacgtggggctcgaactcacgaactgtgagctcatgacctgagctgaagtcggatgcttaaccgactgaaccatccaggcatcctggcatgatttttttaaggtgaaTTTGTGATTCCTTAGAGTTTGGGCATGCCTTTCTTTAATCATTCATGGGGTCTGCTCTCATTTTAGCAAAGAAAATGCCCCAAGTGCCTGGCATAAATtgacactcagcaaatatttattgtttaacgAATGAAACTGgagtttaaaaatcatttgcacTTCCACACTTCCTACCTCTCTCTTTTCGCATTCACGCTCAATTTCTGCTCTAAGTAAAGAACTCAAGTTTATGGAGgaggagagcaagtggggaaaggggtcCGTGGATTTCACTGAGAACTCTCCTTATTATGGAGATGAGGGAACGGACCTAGACAGTGGACGAGACTTGCCCAAGAAGAGCCAACAAGGTGATACCCAGTGCCAAAAATGCAGGTCTCCCAACTTCTGGTTTTGTCCACACCGTCACCATGCCTCTCACCTACCTGTCCCTGCAGATTTACATTTTGGTGAGGAGAATAAGGAGACGTGAAGGTCACAGTGTCCCATTTTACCTTCCCCAAGATAAGTTCCATAACGTCAGAGCCCATTACTCACTCTGATCACTACAAGATGTGTGCAAATGGGTTGGGTTAGGTTTCTCGAGGTGGTCCATGCTTACTGTTCTGGGCACTATGTTAACATAATCttgcagagaaagacacacagaagatAAACTAGCTGTTCAATCAGCAACACCACTGTATTTCCTTATCACTCCTTGAATGAGGAAGTGCTTGGTTTTGTCAACACAGGCTCCAACCCCTCCCAGAAAGATGCAGCCTATAGAGGAGAGGCACAGATTCCACACCTGGAGACCTGGATTCTGGTCCCACCTCCGGCTCAAACTAGCCTCGTGATCCGCGGGCAACTCCAAtcccctctctggctctcagtttcctcctccataaGTAGGGAAGCGGATAGTGTCCAGGGTCTCCAAAGTCCCTTCAAACTCTGATGTGCCTCGGCTCTCTCACTGATACGTGGGGACTGGCTGTGCCACATGGGGTCATTGGGCTTCCCCCACCTGATGGCCTCACCTGTTTGAGCACACAGCGTGTAAAAGGGTAGAGGAGCTGGCGACATCCCTGAGAGACAAAGTTGACACGGGTGCTCCTTGGGCCTGGGGCTCTCAATTTTCTCACTCTGCTCTTCTAAAAACGTTCCTTAGTGGCAGCCTGTGCccgggtcttgtttttttgtttggttttgtttcatttgtttatttttaatttacatccaagttagttagcatatagagcaataatgatttcaggggtagattccagtgactcatcccctatgtatcacacccagtgctcatcccaacaaatgtcttcctcaatgccccttgaccatttagcccatccccccacccacagcccctccagccaccctcggtttgttctctaggGTCTCATTTTTCCAATTAGATCTTACACTCTTTGAATTGCCTCAGAATGCCCAAAGCaagttcagtaaatattagaCGGGCACAGTGACCACAGAGGCTCTTCCTCTCTCGGcgccctctcttccccctcttcttccctgGCAATGCCTCCACCATCCCTCTAGCCCGCATTTCTGCCTGGGCCGTCACTATGCCCTTCCATCTGGTATTCCTGCCTCCAGGCTGGCTCTTCTCTACTAACGTTCGAAAAGTCCTCTATGGCTCCCAATGACAAAATGCACTAGTCCCAGCTCTCAGCACTCGCCAGGCCTTCCTCACCCCCACTTTTTAACCCAGCTGTGACTCCCTCATCCCTCAGGGATCACGGTCAACGACCCTTTGCGTTTTTCTCCTTTTGAGCGCCAGAGGGCGCTGCAGGAAAAGCCGCGGCGGAGAGGAACACAGTCGCCAAGCCGCCTAGGTTGACACGCCCCTTTTCCCCTCCGAGCCAATCATTAGTTAGAGTAGGCGGAACCGGGCGGCCCGCACCTGCGCGTTAAGAAGCGGAGAGGAGGCTCGGAGTCCGCCACTCGGTTCTCCGAGATGAAGTCGCGGGAGGTGGGCGCCGggctggtgctgctgctgctgctggtgctgctCCGAGCCGCATACGTGCGCGGGTTCCGGCCTCAGCCCCGTTATACCCCGGACTGGCAGAGTCTGGACTCCCGGCCGCTGCCGGAGTGGTTCGACAAGGCCAAGTTCGGGGTGTTCGTGCACTGGGGCGTGTTCTCGGTGCCGGCCTGGGGCAGCGAGTGGTTCTGGTGGCACTGGAAGGGCGAGGGGCTGCCGCAGTACGAGCAGTTCATGAGGGACAACTACCCGCCCGGCTTCAGCTACGCCGACTTCGGGCCGCAATTCACCGCGCGCTTCTTCAACCCGGACAGCTGGGCCGATCTCTTCCAGGCGGCCGGGGCCAAGTGAGTATCGCCGCGGGGACCGGCGGAGCTCGCGTTCCCGGCTCGGGCTGACGTTGGGCAGGTGGGAActgagtgggggcggggcggaaGGGGGGCGGGAGGCGAGGCCGCTGTCCCCGGGTCGCACGGCTGCCCGGCTGACTTAAGGTCGCCCCGGGGCCTGTGATTTGCCTCCTGAAGGATGCAGAACTGAATGTAGCACTCCTGATCAGGAGAAGGCGCGTCTGCTGGGGGGTTCGAAGAAAATAAAGCTTTCAGCGAGGTGGTGGTCTGGAAAGCCCCCTGGTCTACACCTGTTGATCGAGACGATTGAGCTCTGATACCTAATGTCCTTCCAGGTCAACAAAACAATCAGGATTCCAGAATTTTAATCCAGTGGTCTGGAGTTTTGTTACCTCCCTGCAGCCTCCTTCCATGGTGATAGAAAGGGGGTGTATTTAGTTCGTTTCAGCCTTAATATCtcccaggggaagagggaggggaggggagttctGGTGTGCAGTCCATTTGGACGACAGTACCAGTTCTCACTCACCTGCTTCTTCTCAGTGCCCTGCACACAgaaagtgctcaagaaatgtctGAACTCTTTTGATAACTGTTGGAGCTTGAGTGTGGTCGGTGCAGAGAACTGAGAGTGTGGCATGCTgaaatggggaagggagaggctgtTAAAGGCTGGGGCCAATCCTGAAGGACTAATCCATGAGGGCAGTGTGTGAAGTCAGGTGTGAAGTCAGGGGGATGGTTCCCTTCAGCTTCTAGAAGAATCAGCTTGGCGGCCGGGAGGGAAGCAGGTTGGAAGAGGGTAAGAATGGAGGCAGGGAGGTTTCCGGGCTCCTGGCTTAGAGTGGCCTTCCACCCTTACCTTGTCTTCTCagtcattttctgggttttggTTTCTCTTGGATAAGTTCTTttgtcctaaaaaaaaattacagctgaCTCTTACTAGTGTTTGCCAATAAATATGTGGGAACATAAGGCTTGACCAAATGGAGGTGGTGGTCACTGTCTAATGGGAGCCTTAGAGATCCATACtatacaaatgacaaaaaattaaaatctgggaGACATCCTTTGTCCAGACCCCTTATTTTGTAGCCCAGGTGACTAGCCCAGACAGAGGAAGGGAACTAATGTCCTGCATCCAAATCTCATGACTCCAAGGTGAAGGTTCTTTCCACCACACCAGGGGTCTGCATACTGTGGCCCGAGAGATGGCCTGTTTCTGTAAGTTCCATGAGAtgagaatggtttttacattttaaagggtttaaaaaagaaaaaggatatgcTATGGAGAGGAGTGGGGGCCACAAAGGCTGAAGTACTATCTGGCCTTTCAAGTCTTAGAGCTCCCTACCTCAGCCAGTGATTAAATTATCACGTGCAGGCTTCCTCTGTTTTTCTGCCATTAAAGCAAATGAGATGTTGAGTGATTGggttatttcaacatttttctccCCAGTTCTTTTGGTCTTTTGTCACCTCTGTAAGTGAGAGGCAATCCAGGTGACCTTTGCCTTTACTTTTCTATCATCTGCTATTTCCAGAACCGGAGAGCTAAGGTGCACTTCTTTTCCCTTATCtactcctcccttccctctgggcGTCCTCCTTGGCTGGGGACTAAAGAATGGTCCTCCTTAAGTTTGCTTCCATTCCTAAAACTCCCCATGGGGGTTTGTGACTGCAGCAGCTCCCTGGGTGTCGCTAATGCAATTACCCATATGCAAGTAAGTTTTCTGTAATCATGTTCTCGGGACCATTTTTAAAACCCTCAGGCATGCTGGGTAAGTTCATGCTTGTGGCCCGCCGCCTGCTTCCTTTGCTCATGTAGTTTTGATGTCCACAGATACGTAGTCCTGACAACAAAGCATCACGAAGGCTTCACAAACTGGCCAAGTCCTGTGTCTTGGAACTGGAACTCCAAGGATGTGGGTCCCCATCGCGATTTGGTTGGTGAGTTGGGAAAAGCTGTTCAGAAGAGGTAGGCATCTACAGATGGTTACTCTTTCATGTCTTTTGATGCACCATTTCCCTCCGATCTTACGTGTCGTCTAAGTTTACGTTCAGCGAGTAGCCTGGCCTTTGAATTAGCAGGCTCTGATGCCCAGCGCTTTTCATGCCTGAACTTTCCATGATACCGTGAGAGAAGGTCATGGCCTTGTTTAGGTGACGGATACCCAGAGTAGCCCACAATGCCTCATTTGCACCCTGTGAAGGATTCTTTCTGGAAGGCCTTGCAACCCAAGGCCTTTTCTGGTGGCTGATGAAGGACTGGGTCTGTCATCTCTGTGTCCCCCTTAGCTGTCAACATGCAGCTTTGCAGGCATTCGGAGAAAGTCTGGCTGAATGGTAGATCCAGAGGGAACTGAAAAGGGCAGTTAGAGCAGCCGAAAAGTGAGGCGAGGAGCTGCTTGGTTGATTCTAATTAATGCTTCCTAATATTTATCAACTTAATAagaagtaactttcccaaggggcgcctggggggctcagtcagttaagcatcagactcttgatttcagctcaggtcatgctctcactgttcctgggatggagccccccccacccccacatcaggctctgtgccgagagctcggagcctacttgggattttctctccttctctctgctggtgcactcgctccctccctctctctctctctctctctctctcaaataaacgttaaacattaaaaaaaaaaaaaaaaaagtaacttcccAAGATCAAAGAGCTAGGAAATGGTAGAGGTGGGCTTTGAACCCCATTATCCTGGTTTTGTGCCCTACAATTCTAGG
Above is a window of Panthera uncia isolate 11264 chromosome C1 unlocalized genomic scaffold, Puncia_PCG_1.0 HiC_scaffold_4, whole genome shotgun sequence DNA encoding:
- the CNR2 gene encoding cannabinoid receptor 2, translating into MERRWVMEAANGCKDGLDFNPMKEYMVLNASQRIAIAVLCTSLALLSALENLAVLYLILSSHRLRRKPSYLFISSLAVADFLASVIFACNFVNFHVFHGVDSKAVFLLKIGSVTITFTASVGSLLLTAIDRYLCLCYPPTYKALLTRGRALATLGIMWVLSAFVSYLPLMGWTCCPSPCSELFPLIPNDYLLGWLLFIAFLFFGIIYTYGHVLWKAHQHVASLAEHQDRQVPGMARMRLDVRLAKTLGVVLAVLFICWFPVLALMVYSLTATLSDQVKKVFAFCSLLCLVNSMVNPIIYALRSGEIRSSAHRCLAHWRKHLRRRGLEGSKEVPRSSVTETEADVKITPWPDSRGLYCSDC